The Solanum pennellii chromosome 4, SPENNV200 genomic interval TTGTAGAAACTACCAGTAATAACAAACTTGCAAAATGTATATGTCTATCATAAAGAGATTTATCGTTCCTCTTGACCAAAATGAAACTGTTAAGCATTTTTCTTCCGCATGTCCATGGAAAATCCAAACATCTCGGAATCTCTCAACTTTCGAAACTGATAAAAGAAAAGCTGTCCTTGTAGAACTGACTTGATAAATTGGTCAAGGAAATTGACACTAACATAATGGAGTATGGATCATTTGCCATTGTCAACTTAGTCACCAGATATGATATGAGAGAGCAGTAGAAGTTCAAACCTTACATAATACTTGAAAGAGAGGCTATTTAAGTTGTTAGAAAACATTGTACATAATGACCACCAGCAAGATTTTTGCATCCTCACATGAAAAATGTACAAGTAAAATTTCGACTTCTTATGATACCGTTGTACCAGTGAGTTCAAGTTGTGCTACCGCCTCGTTGATCGCATCGATGACGTTCATTTTACCCCTACACACGACCTCGTCGATTGGAGTCCTCTCATGGCTACAACAGCAAAACAAAATTCAGTGAAGAGCACAAGCAGAAGAAGCAAAAATATACTTGATCTGCAAATCtacttaataatattttttaaaaaaattgatgcacTAAAGCTCCCGCAATGTGCAAGATCCGATGAAGGGCAGAGCACAAGGGTCTATTGTACACAGCCTTACAATACACCCCTGTCGTCCAGCCCTTTACCAAACCCCCATGCAAAGCAGGAGCTTCAGTAAACCGAGCTGCCTTTTtttggttattattattattatatagatgATCTGCAAATCTACACAAGTTAAAAATACATTACCTATTTAACGCTGAGACAGTTGCACCAGCAAGGATTAAGGTCTTCACTACCTGAAAAGCCATCATATAAATTAAGGGGTGCTAGGGACTTAAAATCCAAGAGTAATGTAAAATTTACCTCGATATGTCCATTTAGACAAGCCCAATGAAGAGGTGTATTTTTCTCCACATTGGAAGCATTAACATCCTGTTACCAAGAATTAGATTAATCATGTTTCACCACTCAATGTG includes:
- the LOC107017816 gene encoding ankyrin repeat domain-containing protein 54 — its product is MGADEVTVEQTPSGTTSESIEALLEAARYDDLDDVMSFASSGVSLDSKDSEGRTALHMASANGHCGIVEYLIRNGADVNASNVEKNTPLHWACLNGHIEVVKTLILAGATVSALNSHERTPIDEVVCRGKMNVIDAINEAVAQLELTGTTVS